The genomic interval ctcttcagttRaaggcacatgacagcccacttgRagtttgccaaaaagcacttaaaggactctgaccatgagaaacacgattctctggtctgatgaaaccaatattaaatgctttggcctgaatgccaagcatcacatctggaggaaacctggcatcatccctacggtgaagcatggtggcagcatcatgctgtggggatgtttttcagYKgcagggactgggagactagtcagaatcgagcgaaagatgaacggagcaaagtacagagagatccttgactggtgcgaaggttcaccttacaacaggacaacgaccctaagcacacagcSAAGACAACGCAGKWGTGGCTTTGGGACAAGCGTCTGAATGTCTTTGAATGGCCCaagcagagcccggacttgaacccgatctaacatctctggagagacctgaaaatagctgtgcagcgacgcaccccatccaacctgacagagtttgagaggatctgcagagtagaatgagataaactctccaaatacaggcataccaagcttgtagcgttataccaaacttgtagcgttatacccaagaagactcgaggctaagTGCTATAAAGGctaaagtgctatacagaaacccagcctaaaaccccaaacagcatgcaatgcagatatagaaacatggcggctaggaaaaactccctagaaaggcaggaacctaggaagcaacctagggaggaaccaggctctgaagggtggccagtcctctcctggctgtgccgggtggagattataacaatactgagtaaaggttttgaatacttatgtaaatatgttatttcagttttctattttaaatatatttgcaaaaatatctaaaaacctgtttttgcttagtcattatgaagtattgtgtgtagattattgagaaaaaaatgttttagtccatttgagaaaaaggctgtaatgaaacaaaatgtggaaaaagtcaaggggtctgaatagtttccgaatggaCTGCATTTCCTAAATTCTTCACTCTTCAGCCAGTCTGAAGGAAGAGCACGTCAYGCAATTTACAAACCTTTCAAGCACACAAAGGCTACGAGATTTGTCTACGATGTAGGTGTCTGTTGTGCATCACCTCATGgctctcccggtcgtggccggctgtgatacagctgTGTATCGAACCAGAATCTGTAGTAACgcagcacagagatgcagtgtcttagactgcagtgccacttgggaggccgcCTCTGGGACTTCTGTTGTTGCGTCTGTTTCAGTGAGGGGGGGACATGATCTCTCTCTCCTAAACCTGGCCCGTTATCTGCTCGTACGGAGCAGTGCACATTTCCTGTCGCATAGGGTGACGTATCTTCCCAGATCTCTCAATGTGGGTGCAGAGCTACTTTCCAGGGTGGGTGGAGACTACACCGCTCGGCGATGGCCCAGAATTTGGGATTTTTCGTCAGGGCCTACTTAGATCTTATGCATCAAGAGAAAACGCACATTGTCATCTAGTCAATAAGGGATCTGGGTGCTCCGTTGGGAACGGATGCTTTGGCGTATCAGTGGCTTCGTACCCTGCTCTAGGTATTCCTCTGGTTCATGCGACCATGGAGAGGCTCCGTCAGGAGGGTCTTTTGTTTATTTTGGTGGCTCTCTGTTGGCCCACACAACCCTGGTTCCAGAGATTATCCGCCTGTTGAGCGGGGACCCGTGGGGGGTTACATGTCATCGGGATCTATTGTCCCAGATGCACAGGAATTTGGCACCCACGACTTCAGATATGGGATCTGTGGGTCCGGCCCCTGAAAGGTTCAATTTGACAACTAGGGGTTTACCCTCGAGAGGGATTACGACTGTACTGTTGGCGCGTGTTGGCGCGTGGAATTTCCTACCAGAGAACCTGACGGGGGCCGAAACTGTTTGCATATTTATAAGACACCTTGAAACACACCTTTTTTGCTTTGCTTTTTGTTAGGCTGTTTTTTTTATCTTTCAGTTATATTTGCTATTCTTTAGTTTTGTtttcctcttatgtttgttgtgtagtaaataaatgttatagttttttcatagttttttattatactaaacaaaaatattaacgcaccatgcaacaatttcacagatttacagttcatataagtaaatcaatGATTATATACAATAGACTAACTACAGTGAACTAAAATATAATCGCAAGATGGAcatttttcaaagattttactgagttacagttcatataaggaaatccttcaattgaaatacattcattaggccctaatctatggatttcacatgactgggaatacagatatacatctgttggtcacagataccttaaaaaaaggtaggggcctcccgggtggcgcagtggtctagggcactgcatcgcagcgctagctgtgccaccagagattctgggttcacgcccaggctctgtcgcgaccgggaggtccgtggggcaacgcacaatttttatttatttttttatttattttatttcacctttatttaaccaggtaggctagttgagaacaagttctcattgacaactgcgacctggccaagataaagcataccagtgtgaacagacaacaacacagagttacacatggagtaaacaataaacaagtcattaacacagtaggggaaaaaatgagtctatatacattgtgtgcaaaaggcatgaggaggtaggcaataaataggccataggagcgaataattacaatttagcagattaacactggagtgataaatcatcagatgatcatgtgcaagtagagatactggtgtgcaaaagagcagaaaagtaaataaataaaaacagtaaggagatgaggtaggtaaattgggtgggctgtttacagatgaactatgtacagctgcagcgatcggttagctgctcagatagatgTTTCAaattggtgagggaaataaaagtctccaacttcagcgaagtccgggttagggagggtttggccggtatggatatccttgtctcatcacgcaccagcgactcctgtggcgggctacattggtgctgctggcttccgggttggatgcgcgctgtgttaagaagcagtgcggcttggttgggttgtgtttcggaggacgcatggctttcgaccttcgtctctccctagcccgtacgggagttgtagcgatgagacaagatagtaactactaacaattggataccacgaaattggggagaaaaagggggtcaaattcaaaaaaatatataaaaaatatatttaaaaaaaaaaggtaggggcttgTATCATAAAACCAATCAgaatctggtgtgatcaccatttgcctcatgcagcgcaaaatgtcctttgcatagagttgttcCGGGATGATGTGGACCgcgctgactttcaatgtagcaactgcttgcttgcgGAGGACTACAGGAGCAAAGTGGCcactcttagcaagcaagtagcaaacctacaCCAGCTACTTGGGAATCCACACCCGCCTACTTTTTCCTTTTCTTCCACATCAGTAGCCGGACaccgctctggtctggtggaagtgtCACTGTAGtgtcggctctccacagccgactggccggtgctCAGCAGGGTTCCATCCCGAATGTGTCTaccccttccctggagaacggCGCTGTTCTCGacacaaccaaccagccatggaggtaggtcactcgccgtggaagtcAAAGAAAGCGTCCTCTGGAAATGGGGGTATCCTTGGAGAGGTTGTGCCCGGAcatgacacagaccagaaacagctttgccgcccAGGATCCAGAGGTTGAAGCACTTTCTTCCTTGGGGTCTTCCCATTCAAGATCGGATCCGGATGTACCTGCATCTtcgtcctctgttctgtctccctctccggtggcttatacctcgggttcagatccttggagctcccaccctcatcagaccgtgaggctgcctgagagactgGCACATTTAACATcgccagctgtcatcataggcagctctatggtgagaaacaggagcacgagtacaggacataacaaaGCTGATTCCGACTGCTCTACCACAATAgctgacaacagactttcagcacgcataTAGGGATGGAAACTCAACAAGCACagaacttacacaaatgactgatgattggctgagagaaattgatgatacaatgagtgtggggctgtcttgttagacttcagtgcagcttttgacatgattgatcatagtctgctgctggaaaaacgtatgtgtttttgctttgaacaccctgctataatgtggataaagagttacttgtttaacagaacacagtgggtgttctttaatggaagcctctcaaatataatccagttagaatcaggaattcacccagagtagctgtttaggccccttgcttttttacatttttactaacgacatgccactagctttgagtaaagccagagtgtctatgtatgcggatgactcaaccctatacacatcagctactacagcaactgaaatgactgcaacactcaacaaagagctgcagttagtttcagagtgggtgtcaaggaataagttagccctaaacatttctaaaacttaaagcattgtatttggaacaaaacactcagtAAACCCTAATCCTCAACTAAATATTggataaataatgtggaaattgagaaagttgagatgactaaactgattggagtaaccctagattgtaaactgtcatggtcaaaacatattgatcaaatcaaactttatttgccacatgcaccaaatacaagtgtagactttaccgtgaaatgcttacttacaagcccttaacaaacagtgcagttcaagaagaagaaaatatttaccaagtaggcaaaaataaaaagtaataattaaaagtaacataataggaataacaataacgaggctatatacagggggcaccggtatgggtgactggagtctctgacaattttatgggctttcctctgacaccgcctattatataggtcctggatggcaggaagcttggccccagtgatgtactggcccgttcgcactaccctctttagcgccttacggtcagatgcagagcagttgccataccaggcggtgatgcaaccagtcaggatgctctcgatggtgcagctgtagaaccttttgaggatctggggacccatgccaaatattttcagtctcctaagggggaaaaggttttgtcatgccctcttcacgactgtcttggtatgtttggaaaAAGATcattcattggtgatgtggacacgaaggaacttgaaactctcgacccgctccactagagccccgtcgatgttaatgggggcctgttcggattgccttttcctatagtccatgatcagctcctttgtcttgctcacattgagggagaggttgttgtcctggcaccaaactgccagttcactgacctcctccctataggccgtctcatcgttgtcggtgatcaggtctaccactgttgtgtcgtcagcaaacttaatgatggtgttggagtcatgtttggccacacagtcgtgggtgaacagggaatacaggaggggactaggtACACACCCCTGACGGGGTCACAgcgttaaggatcagcgtggcagacgtattgttgcctactcttaccacctgggggcggccagtcaggaagtccaggatccagttgcagagggaagtgtttagtgccagagtccttagcttagtgatgagcttcttgggcactatggtgtggaacgctgagctgtagtcgatgaacagcattctcacataggtgttccttttgtccaggtgagaaagggtggtgtggagtgcgattgagattgcgtcatctgtggatctgttggggcggtctgcgaattggagtgggtctagtgtgtccgGGAGGaggctgttgatgtgagccatgaccagcctttcaaagcacttcatggctacctacatgagtgccacggggcggtaatcatttaggcaggttactctcgcttccttgggcacagggactatggtggtctgcgtgAAACATATAGgtgttacagactcggtcagggagaggttgaaaatgtcagtgaagacacttgacagttggtccgcacatgctttgagtacacgtcctggtaatccctctggcccagcggctttgtgaatgttgacctatttaaaggttttgttcacatcggctaccgagagcgttatcagacagtcatccagaacagctggtgctcttgtgcatgattcagtgttgcttgcctcgaagcgagcataaagggCATTTAGTAGCTAAGAtttagtagctaagatggggagaagcctgtctataataaagtgatcctctgccttcttaacaacactatcaacaaggcaggtcctaaaggccctagttttgtcgcaccttgactactgttcagtcgtgtggtcaggtgccacaaaaaaggacttaggaaaattgtaaTTTGATcaaaacagggcagcacggctggcccttggatgtacacagagagataatatcaataatatgcatgtcaatctctcctggctgaaagtggaagagagattgacttcaacactacttttatttatgagaggtattgatatgttgaatgcaccaagctgtctgtctaaactactggcacacagctcagacacccatgcttactgcacaagacatgccacaagaggtctcttcacagtccccacgaccagaacagactatgggaggcacacagtactacatagagccatgactacatggaactctattccacatgaaGTACCTGACGCAAgaagtaaaattagatttaaaaaactgaTTAAGAAAATCTGtgtagcaacacaaacattggcacagtcACATGCATACAAGAActacccaggaagagtagcagctKCcttgacagcagctaatggggatccataataaatacaaatacatcagCAAACCtttcacccacacgacgccaaaCACATTGcgagaccggttggacgtactgacaaattctctaaaatgacattggtggacattcctgcagtcagcatcccaattgcacactcctcaGCTTGAAACTtgatttgtggcattgtgttgtgtgacaaaactgcacattttagagtggccttttattgtcccctgcacaaggtgcacctgtgtaatgatcatgctgtttaatcagcttcttgatataccacacctgtcaggtggatggactatcttggcaaaggagaaatgctcactaacaggatgtaaacatatttgtgcacagaatttgagagaaataagctttttgtgtgtatggaaaatgttgGGTCGCCATGGTCGATGTCAGGCAACAATTGTTCGGGTTATCACAGTTTCCCTGTGGGTTTAATAAGCCTTTGGCTGCCTTGATGTGCTGCAGCAGACATAGTATGCATTTATCCGGGTTGCCACAATTCCCTGTGGGTTTGAGCATTGGGCTGCCRTGGCAGTGTGCRAGTACACCCTTCCAAGGTTACTGCAGGTTTCCTGTGGGTTTCAGTGACASTGGTTGACGCTATGCAGTGCGCGWGCGTTTTACCAAGTCATGACTGGTGTTYTSTTGTTTTGGAYTTGCGGTTCCTTSWACGAGTTCTGACATTTTAGGCTCACAAAGTTAGTGTTATTCTTGGAACCATGGGGTCTAGGGACTTGGGCTGCAGTGGCAGCGTGTCAGTATACATAGCCATGTTGTAGAAGGTTCTGGTTTGTTATAGAGGGTCTGACAGTTCAGGCCTCATGAGGTACTGACAATTCAGGCTTCTTAGGTAAGTATTAAGGTAGGGGAAAAAGGGGGCTTCAGTGACCCCTTTTTGGATCCGGTGGAACCTGTGTGTGCTTGGGCTGCCGTGGGTCTCATAGTTTGGTACCCTCTGAGTCGGCTTGGGGCTTGATTGTATGTCTGCATGTCTTATACCGAGTGATCGACTGAAAGGGAATGTACAGTAATGAattaactactgttccctgaagagAGAATGTGGTATAACATATTTTGGCCTTGTGCAGTCAGGGGGTTTGGGCTTACTAAAGTGCAGTAAAGAATTATGGAAATGCCAGAATTGTGGGGCTTCCGAGGGGTGGCTTGGCATCCATTGGCACGTTGGGCATGATTTCGTTTGCTTCAGGTGAATAGGATTGATTGTTGACTCCCCTGAGTATGCTATATCTTCTTCCCTACTTCAGGGAACCGTTTTATTTCATAACTGTACGGTTTCTGTAATAAGCAAGAACAGTGAGCTTACCTTTATTTAGCTTTCACCAACCAATCAAGGCGCATCCAACAAAGATGATGATGACGTGGATGACGGGACCTGGCATCCCGACTGTGACAGCGTAGTTACggtcctctctctcccgctctgttTTTGGAATTACAGTGACATCAAAATCTAAACGTCAACATTCTGTAGCATATACCATCTAATctagcctagtgtgtgtgtgtgtgtgtgtgtgtgtgtgtgtgtggttgtgtgtgtggtgtgtgtgtgtgtgtgtgtggtgtgtgtgtgtgtgtgtgtgtgtgtgtgtgtgtgtgtactgtgtttttGTATGCATCTGTCTTACCTAATTCCAATGGACAAATAGTTTTGATCTCCTTGGTGTCGTTGGCCCAGCTGACTTGGTTGCTGTGGTTACAGATGATGGAACCCCCTGCCACAGAGAGCAGGGGGACAGTGGAGGTCTCagcccctctactctctcctcccacctgagAGCAGGTGCTGTTGTTACAGCTGGAGGTGACAGAGGTGTTCTGACCTCTGCAGGTCACAGTCACATTACAGGTGGCATTGATGGAGGAGACAGAGTCCACTGTCAGGACTGGAGGCTCAACTCTCTCTGAAAACAAGTAGACCCCCTTTATTGTTTGTTTATTAACCTGAGTACAGGAGTTAGAGTACCAGTGAATATGCCTTTAACCTGTACACCATGTTTAGCTCTATTGATTGATACTGTAACTGTGTCACTGTAGAAAAAATTGAAAGAAATGTCAAACATACCTTGGACTTCTATCAAGTATGCAGCAACTTTTCTGTCTTTGTTACCAGACACTACTGCGTCATAAAGTCCACTGTCTCCTTCCTGTAGGTTCTTCAGTAGCAAAGAGAAGTCTCCCTCACTAAATTCAGTCCTATCTTCGTACCCTTCAAAGGTAACTTTTGGGGGATACTTTACAACATTGTCTGATCTGTTAAATTTCCAAAATAGCACATCAACATCTTTTTTCAGTTTAACATTTGTCTGGACATCCAGGTGAACATCCTGTCCCTTCAGCACAAACACAGAGGTCACAGCACTGGGCTctgaaataaaaacacagaatacttaatgtaaaaaaatatgaaaaaacccATCATACAATGTGACAAAAAGAGCAGTAGGATATATGAATTAAGCAACTCAACCATCTAGAGGAATatgtgcaaatatatatatttttgcaaataGCCAAACTGGCTGACACATTGTAATGATCCAATTTGCAGTATTTGTAGTTCGAGCTGGAATTTCTCTATACACCCTATTTGCTAAATGGCTTAAAGATAAACCCATTAATAAGATCAGCTGCCTTTAGATCATCAAGTAATACAGAAGTACTTTTACCATTAATAACTAGGATATGATACACACTATCAACTGTTCAGTTTCAGAAACCATTCAGTAAAAGCAACTTGATGAAGTATAACCTAATCTGCCTAAAAGCATAGATAACTTGAGTGCTCAAATATGTGAGCACATACTTGTGGTTGATTCTTACAGACACGTGTGAAAACAAGTTGATCTGTGCATTTCAGATAGTGAGAAGTTTCCATGCTTCAAATGGAGCTGTTGCGTAGTTTCCTGTCATTGACTTTCTTGTAGCTGACACTGAGAACTTTTTCTcacagtagtacagtacagtatactatcAGTATACTATCACCACCCAAAATTGCTCTATTACTCATTACTTGTAAACAAATGTGTATAGCTTCAACATATGTTTAAAACTACATTATCATAAACAATTTTTGCCCTAAAGTGAATTACATATTTTCTATTTAAAAGTCaatcaataataaataaataaatatataaacacatcacaacacatgACTTAAAACTTCAGTAGATCATATGACTTCTTCTGAGTTCCTGTGTCACCCACCAGTTAGACAACCAGTACACTGATTGGACTGGTCAGACAACCATTACACTGGTTAGACTGGTTATAAGCAAAGTAATCAGCACACATTATACTGCCTGTTACTTACTAACCTAATAATCAGATTATAGACAGACATGTCTAATCAATGTAATAAATATCAGTATACAGATGTCTTAGAAAATGATCTCACCTGCTTGATGGAGGAGAGTTAGTAGAATAGCGATGGGGAAACGCAAGGTCGCCATACCTTGATAAATGACTAAACCTAAATGAGGAAGTATTGTCACATAGGCCTATACTTCCACTTCCTCCAGTAGCTTTTTACACCCATAACCGGAAGATTAACACATTCTGTTTGCCATTCTAACAAGTTCCGTGGCATTTGAAATGACTTGACTCCAATACATTAGACATTTATTTAGGAACTGAAAATGCACTCCAAACTCAGGTGTTTGTGAAATTAAAGACGGGGTAGAATGCATTTTTATCATGTTACAAATCAACTTGTGTTTAATATAAGATTTGTTATTGTGTAATTATAGTATTTCCAACACGTTTTTTAACATGTACATTTCTGGTAGGCAGTCCCTACCAAATTACTGACACCCAAATAGGGGAGCCATGCGTTTAATTTAACtagcagaaaacaaataattcagtcGACGTTCATACCGGTCATAGATTATGGCGATATTGTCTATATGActgcagctgccactgtattgaagtCATTGGAcacagtttatcatagcgcactgCACTTTATTAGGGGCGACAGAttcagtacacatcactgcattctgtatcagaaatTAGGGTGGCCCTCTGAAGTCTCGTTTGTCGATGCATTGCACTCTTTTAGTTTATACAGCCCTCCTCCATAAACCTCCGCCGTACCTTACTTCACTATTAACTTACAGACCCGATCTCAGAGATGGAGAACTCTGGAGATCCCTTTGATctccactgagttaggtaaatctgcttttagttatTTTTCCCGATTTATGGAATAATCTCTGTATATTGATATGTAGAAGTGTATGTTGGTGTGTATTATTgattgtgtatattgatgtgagTATTGATGTGCATATTGatctgtatattgatgtgtattgatgtgAATATTGATGTTTATTGACGTGAATATTAATGTGTATAATGATGTGTATTCAGGGCTCACCTGTGAacgagaccttggtctcagcatgactcgcTGTCGAAATAAAGgatgaataaaaatatatgacTTTCAAAATCCAGAAATACAGCCGTTATGACGCAAAActcagcatcatatgatgcaaaactcAACATCATATAATGCAAAActcagcatcatatgatgcaaaactcAGTATCGTATGATATAAACTCAGTATCATATAATGCAAAACACAGCATCATATAATGCAAAACTCAGCATCATATAATGCAAAActcagcatcatatgatgcaaaactcAGCATCATATAATGCAAAACTCAGCATCATATAATGCAAAActcagcatcatatgatgcaaaactcAGCATTGTGTGATGTAAACTCAGCCTCATGTGATGTAAACTCAGCATCGTATGATATAAACTCAGTATCATATAATGCAAAActcagcatcatatgatgcaaaactcAGCATACcgactgtatttctgtatttttaaaggtatatatttttttatccttttgaacccaggtctggtcttGATCGACACCACAGTATAATTACATTGGCTTCATCATCCTCTCAAATCATCTCAATATACTAACAGTCTGAAAACATTATCTACTGTAAACCAAATGAAGGCATTGGTTAATATACTCTAAAGCCAATATTAGATCTTGACGCATCTGTCTCAAGTCCTGACCTATATACAGTCCTGAAACATCTCTCTCAACTCAAGTTACCCGACAGGAAGTTCCCCAAAACATTATTTACACATGAAAATACGGTTACCAAAAAGAGTGCAGATGGCCTATCATTTCTAACATCAGAGAAAGTACACATATGAGTCAATGGGTGCCCTAAAAGCCCTGGTGAAAATACGTGTTGCAAACCGACTAATGACAGGAAATGTATAAAATCGTCGTTGTTATATCACAATAATACACAATCACATATAATACGAATAGAAAGCATCATTAAAACCTTTCCTTCATTGTTACAGTGCTTTAAGGTTAAAATCACAACTCTAAATACAATACAGTAATAAGTGCCACAAAAATTTCTAAGGTGCCAAGATACTTAATAAAGTGttaactgtgttt from Salvelinus sp. IW2-2015 unplaced genomic scaffold, ASM291031v2 Un_scaffold1046, whole genome shotgun sequence carries:
- the LOC112069543 gene encoding SLAM family member 7-like; its protein translation is MATLRFPIAILLTLLHQAEPSAVTSVFVLKGQDVHLDVQTNVKLKKDVDVLFWKFNRSDNVVKYPPKVTFEGYEDRTEFSEGDFSLLLKNLQEGDSGLYDAVVSGNKDRKVAAYLIEVQERVEPPVLTVDSVSSINATCNVTVTCRGQNTSVTSSCNNSTCSQVGGESRGAETSTVPLLSVAGGSIICNHSNQVSWANDTKEIKTICPLELEREREDRNYAVTVGMPGPVIHVIIIFVGCALIGW